A genomic segment from Glycine soja cultivar W05 chromosome 20, ASM419377v2, whole genome shotgun sequence encodes:
- the LOC114403790 gene encoding beta-conglycinin beta subunit 1, producing the protein MMRVRFPLLVLLGTVFLASVCVSLKVREDENNPFYLRSSNSFQTLFENQNGRIRLLQRFNKRSPQLENLRDYRIVQFQSKPNTILLPHHADADFLLFVLSGRAILTLVNNDDRDSYNLHPGDAQRIPAGTTYYLVNPHDHQNLKIIKLAIPVNKPGRYDDFFLSSTQAQQSYLQGFSHNILETSFHSEFEEINRVLFGEEEEQRQQEGVIVELSKEQIRQLSRRAKSSSRKTISSEDEPFNLRSRNPIYSNNFGKFFEITPEKNPQLRDLDIFLSSVDINEGALLLPHFNSKAIVILVINEGDANIELVGIKEQQQKQKQEEEPLEVQRYRAELSEDDVFVIPAAYPFVVNATSNLNFLAFGINAENNQRNFLAGEKDNVVRQIERQVQELAFPGSAQDVERLLKKQRESYFVDAQPQQKEEGSKGRKGPFPSILGALY; encoded by the exons atgATGAGAGTGCGGTTTCCTTTGTTGGTGTTGCTGGGAACTGTTTTCCTGGCATCAGTTTGTGTCTCATTAAAGGTGAGAGAGGATGAGAATAACCCTTTCTACTTGAGAAGCTCTAACAGCTTCCAAACTCTCTTTGAGAACCAAAACGGTCGCATTCGTCTCCTCCAGAGATTCAACAAACGCTCCCCACAACTTGAGAACCTTCGAGACTACCGGATTGTCCAGTTTCAGTCAAAACCCAACACAATCCTTCTCCCCCACCATGCTGACGCCGATTTCCTCCTCTTTGTCCTTAGCG GGAGAGCCATACTTACCTTGGTGAACAACGACGACAGAGACTCCTACAACCTTCACCCTGGCGATGCCCAGAGAATCCCAGCTGGAACCACTTACTATTTGGTTAACCCTCACGACCACCAGAATCTCAAAATAATCAAACTTGCCATACCCGTCAACAAACCTGGCAGATATGAT GATTTCTTCTTATCTAGCACTCAAGCCCAACAGTCCTACTTGCAAGGCTTCAGCCATAATATTCTAGAGACCTCCTTCCAT agCGAATTCGAGGAGATAAACAGGGTTTTGTTTGGAGAGGAAGAGGAGCAGAGGCAGCAAGAGGGAGTGATCGTGGAACTCTCAAAGGAACAAATTCGGCAACTGAGCAGACGTGCCAAATCTAGTTCAAGGAAAACCATTTCCTCCGAAGATGAACCATTCAACTTGAGAAGCCGCAACCCCATCTATTCCAACAACTTTGGAAAGTTCTTTGAGATCACCCCTGAGAAAAACCCACAGCTTCGGGACTTGGATATCTTCCTCAGTTCTGTGGATATCAACGAA GGAGCCCTTCTTCTACCACACTTCAATTCAAAGGCCATAGTGATACTAGTGATTAATGAAGGAGATGCAAACATTGAACTTGTTGGCATTAAAGAACAACAACAGAAGCAGAAACAGGAAGAGGAACCTTTGGAAGTGCAAAGGTACAGAGCTGAATTGTCTGAAGACGATGTATTTGTAATTCCAGCAGCTTATCCATTTGTCGTCAACGCTACCTCAAACCTCAATTTCCTTGCTTTTGGTATCAATGCTGAGAACAACCAGAGGAACTTCCTTGCAG GCGAGAAAGACAATGTGGTAAGGCAGATAGAAAGACAAGTGCAGGAGCTTGCGTTCCCTGGGTCTGCACAAGATGTTGAGAGGCTATTAAAGAAGCAGAGGGAATCCTACTTTGTTGATGCTCAGCCTCAGCAGAAGGAGGAGGGGAGTAAGGGAAGAAAGGGTCCTTTTCCTTCAATCTTAGGTGCTCTCTACTGA
- the LOC114402127 gene encoding transcription factor DICHOTOMA-like yields MYPREAEIAGFHPTEIGFNLQMSSSTYDSSNLFPNFPSSSYPILPFLIDPENDFASHTLLDDHPLVVPAGLRHDPPLLPEETVANFAVVADCTAAMLEHDAANTNYGSHYGSSVSNFLTQKPAAATAKKDRHSKIHTSQGLRDRRVRLSSEIARKFFDLQDMLEFDKPSNTFDWLFTKSENAIKELARSKHTGSVSRGDIKYSRYPSVDSNNNNKSLVDGGDASRGRKLKWAQRDDVCVQNKKESRERARARARERTCYKMCSCSRRVQQKDSDERFPATTNTQMLHQLRSSIQPELEDQPRARWVQPYYNNPYFIDNEAPRNGFNVIEESIMIKRNMKPSSHQNLVIPRDASFNNNEFPLLPYSSTTPNWDSTNGAVNFGGISTMNLSTCFMNPWFIVQDMETCMDQQVTDVLTGA; encoded by the exons ATGTATCCCAGGGAAGCTGAAATCGCT GGTTTTCACCCCACTGAAATTGGTTTCAATCTGCAGATGTCCTCTTCCACATATGACTCCTCTAACCTTTTCCCTAACTTCCCTTCGTCTTCTTACCCTATCCTTCCTTTTCTCATTGATCCTGAAAATGATTTTGCAAGCCACACCCTTCTTGATGACCACCCTCTTGTTGTTCCCGCCGGCCTCAGACATGATCCTCCATTACTCCCTGAAGAAACCGTTGCCAATTTTGCAGTTGTAGCTGACTGCACTGCCGCCATGCTTGAACACGATGCAGCAAACACTAACTATGGTTCCCACTATGGTAGCAGCGTTTCCAATTTTCTCACCCAGAAACCTGCTGCAGCCACAGCCAAAAAAGACAGGCACAGTAAGATTCACACATCTCAGGGTTTGAGGGACCGGAGGGTGAGATTATCAAGCGAAATAGCCCGCAAGTTCTTTGATCTTCAGGACATGTTAGAGTTTGACAAACCAAGTAACACCTTCGATTGGCTCTTCACAAAGTCTGAGAATGCAATCAAAGAACTAGCCCGAAGTAAGCATACCGGCAGTGTTAGTCGGGGTGACATTAAGTATTCCCGCTACCCGTCTGTGGattcaaacaacaacaacaaatcatTGGTGGATGGTGGTGATGCTTCCCGAGGGAGGAAGTTGAAATGGGCACAGAGGGATGATGTTTGTGTTCAGAACAAAAAAGAGTCAAGGGAAAGGGCAAGGGCAAGGGCAAGAGAAAGGACTTGTTACAAGATGTGTAGCTGTAGTAGAAGGGTGCAGCAGAAGGACTCTGATGAAAGGTTCCCTGCAACTACAAACACTCAAATGCTACACCAATTGAGGTCTTCCATTCAGCCTGAACTTGAAGATCAACCTCGTGCAAGATGGGTTCAGCCTTATTATAATAACCCTTATTTCATTGATAATGAAGCACCAAGAAATGGCTTTAACGTCATCGAAGAATCTATTATGATAAAAAGGAACATGAAGCCTTCATCTCACCAAAACCTTGTGATCCCTAGGGATGCAAGTTTCAACAACAATGAGTTCCCCCTATTACCCTATTCCAGTACTACTCCAAACTGGGATAGTACTAATGGGGCCGTTAACTTTGGTGGAATAAGCACGATGAATCTATCTACATGTTTCATGAACCCGTg GTTTATTGTACAAGATATGGAAACATGCATGGATCAGCAGGTTACTGATGTTCTGACTGGAGCATGA
- the LOC114403788 gene encoding LOW QUALITY PROTEIN: beta-conglycinin alpha subunit 1-like (The sequence of the model RefSeq protein was modified relative to this genomic sequence to represent the inferred CDS: inserted 1 base in 1 codon; deleted 1 base in 1 codon) — protein MMRARFPLLLLGLVFLASVSVSFGIAYWEKENPKHNKCLQSCNSERDSYRNQACHARCNLLKVEKEECEEGEIPRPRPRPQHPEREPQQPGEKEEDEDEQPRPIPFPRPQPRQEEEHEQREEQEWPRKEEKRGEKGSEEEDEDEDEEQDERQFPFPRPPHQKEERKQEEDEDEEQQQESEESEDSELRRHKNKNPFLFGSNRFETLFKNQYGRIRVLQRFNQRSPQLQNLRDYRILEFNSKPNTLLLPNHADADYLIVILNGTAILSLVNNDDRDSYRLQSGDALRVPSGTTYYVVNPDNNENLRLITLAIPVNKPGRFESFFLSSTEAQQSYLQGFSRNILEASYDTKFEEINKVLFSREEGQQQGEQRLQESVIVEISKEQIRALSKRAKSSSRKTISSEDKPFNLRSRDPIYSNKLGKFFEITPEKNPQLRDLDXLPQYCGYERGSSSSTTLQFKGDSDTGINEGDANIELVGLKEQQQEQQQEEQPLEVRKYRAELSEQDIFVIPAGYPVVVNATSNLNFFAIGINAENNQRNFLAGSQDNVISQIPSQVQELAFPGSAQAVEKLLKNQRESYFVDAQPKKKEEGNKGRKGPLSSILRAFY, from the exons ATGATGAGAGCACGGTTCCCATTACTGTTGCTGGGACTTGTTTTCCTGGCTTCAGTTTCTGTCTCATTTGGCATTGCTTACTGGGAAAAAGAGAACCCCAAACACAACAAGTGTCTCCAGAGTTGCAATAGCGAGAGAGACTCGTACAGGAACCAAGCATGCCACGCTCGTTGCAACCTCCTTAAGGTGGAGAAAGAAGAATGTGAAGAAGGTGAAATTCCACGACCACGACCACGACCACAACACCCGGAGAGGGAACCTCAGCAACCCGGTGAGAAGGAGGAAGACGAAGATGAGCAACCACGTCCAATCCCATTCCCACGCCCACAACCTCGTCAAGAAGAAGAGCACGAGCAGAGAGAGGAACAGGAATGGCCTCGCAAGGAGGAAAAACGCGGAGAAAAGGGAAGTGAAGAGGAAGATGAGGATGAGGATGAGGAACAAGATGAACGTCAATTCCCATTCCCACGCCCACCTCATCAGAAGGAAGAGCGAAAGCAAGAGGAAGATGAGGATGAGGAGCAGCAGCAAGAGAGCGAAGAAAGTGAAGATTCTGAGTTACGAAGACATAAGAATAAGAACCCTTTTCTCTTCGGCTCTAACAGGTTCGAAACTCTCTTCAAAAACCAATATGGTCGCATTCGCGTCCTCCAGAGGTTCAACCAACGCTCCCCACAACTTCAGAATCTCCGAGACTACCGCATTTTGGAGTTCAACTCCAAACCCAACACCCTCCTTCTCCCCAACCATGCTGACGCTGATTACCTCATCGTTATCCTTAACG GGACTGCCATTCTTTCCTTGGTGAACAACGACGACAGAGACTCCTACAGACTTCAATCTGGTGATGCCCTGAGAGTCCCCTCAGGAACCACATACTATGTGGTCAACCCTGACAACAACGAAAATCTCAGATTAATAACACTCGCCATACCCGTTAACAAGCCTGGTAGATTTGAG AGTTTCTTCCTATCTAGCACTGAAGCTCAACAATCCTACTTGCAAGGATTCAGCAGGAACATTTTAGAGGCCTCCTACGAT ACCAAATTCGAGGAGATAAACAAGGTTCTGTTTAGTAGAGAGGAAGGGCAGCAGCAAGGGGAGCAGAGGCTGCAAGAGAGCGTGATTGTGGAAATCTCGAAGGAACAGATTCGGGCACTGAGCAAACGTGCCAAATCTAGTTCAAGGAAAACCATTTCTTCTGAAGATAAACCTTTTAACTTGAGAAGCCGCGACCCCATCTACTCCAACAAGCTTGGCAAGTTCTTTGAGATCACCCCAGAGAAAAACCCCCAGCTTCGGGACTTGG ATCTTCCTCAGTATTGTGGATATGAACGAG GGAGCTCTTCTTCTACCACACTTCAATTCAAAGGCGATAGTGATACTGGT ATTAATGAAGGAGATGCAAACATTGAACTTGTTGGCCTAAAAGAACAACAACAGGAGCAGCAACAGGAAGAGCAACCTTTGGAAGTGCGGAAATATAGAGCCGAATTGTCTGAACAAGATATATTTGTAATCCCAGCAGGTTATCCAGTTGTGGTCAACGCTACCTCAAATCTGAATTTCTTTGCTATTGGTATTAATGCCGAGAACAACCAGAGGAACTTCCTCGCag GTTCGCAAGACAATGTGATAAGCCAGATACCTAGTCAAGTGCAGGAGCTTGCATTCCCTGGGTCTGCACAAGCTGTTGAGAAGCTATTAAAGAACCAAAGAGAATCCTACTTTGTGGATGCTCAGCCTAAGAAGAAAGAGGAGGGGAATAAGGGAAGAAAGGGTCCTTTGTCTTCAATTTTGAGGGCTTTTTACTGA